The Sinorhizobium alkalisoli genomic interval TGTCGGAAATGACATAGATCCCCGCCATTTCCGGCTCTTCGCCGCCGTCCTCCGCAAAGAAGGGCGACGTCAGCGGCTGGCCGGGCGCGACCGCGGCGCTGCCGTTGCCCTTGTAGAACCATTCCGGCTGGACGCCCTTTTCGCCAGGCTTCGGCTTGCCCCCTTCGAGCCCCATGCGGAACATCTTCATCGAATCGGTCAGCGTCTCTTCCGCCGCCTCGGTCGTCTTCTTGTGCATGGCGTCGCGCGTCGCGGCGGAGCCGAGATGCGTCAGGCCGGTTCCGGTCAGGTGCAGATGCGCCGGATCGGGATGGGTGATCGGCGGCAGCATCCGCCCCTCGGCATAGGCCTTTTCGAGATCGACGGCTTCGGCCAGCCCCTTGGCATCGACGACGTCCTTCAGGCTCTTGCCCCCGTTCGCCGCCTCCATGGCGAGCGCATAGACGCTTTCTGCGCCCTTGACGACGCGCGCCGCTTCGCCGGGCACCCGCACCGCGACCGCGACCGATCCGTCTTGCATTCTGATCTGAGAAATCAGCACGTTCCTGTCCTTCCTGACTTGGATCCGGGCGATGTGCCTTCACGGCGAAGGCAACGCGCCGCCTTCGGGGCGGCCCCGTGACCGCCCGGCTCCGGCAGCCTGGGCTGCCATTTCATCTGCGAGGTAAGGCGGCCGACCGGCGAACCGGTCAGCCCTTGCCCTTGTTCTTGTTGTAGACGTCGAAGAACACGGCTGCGAGCAGCACGAGGCCCTTGATGAGCTGCTGGTAGTCGATGCCGATGCCCATGATCGACATGCCGTTGTTCATCACGCCCATGATGAAGGCGCCGATCACCGCACCGGTGATCTTGCCGACGCCGCCCGATGCCGACGCTCCGCCGATGAAGCAGGCCGCGATCACGTCGAGCTCGAAGCCGACGCCGGCTTTCGGGGTCGCCGAGTTCAACCGCGCCGTGATGATCATCCCGGCCAGTGCCGCGAGCACACCCATGTTCACGAAGGCATAGAAGGTCAGCCTCTCGGTGTTGATGCCGGAGAGCTTCGCCGCCTTTTCATTGCCGCCCATCGCATAGACCCGGCGACCGACGGTCGAGCGCGTCGTGATGAAAGTGTAGAGAGCGATCAGGACACCCATGACGACGAGAACATTGGGCAGGCCGCGATAGGTCGCGAGCTGGAAGCCGATGAACAGCGCGACGACGGCGATCACCGCCATCTGCGTGGCGAAGAAGATGAAGGGCTCGTTGTCGGTGCCGTGCTGCTCGTTGATCCGACGGTCGCGCAGGCCCGCATAGATCGCATAGCCGACGAGCAGCAGCACCGCCACGAGCGCCACCATGTTCTTGATGACATCCGGGCTCGGGTTCAGGAAATAGAGGAAATCCGGAACGAAACCCGTCGAAAGAATCTGGAATTCCTTCGGGAACGGGCCGATCGGACGGCCGCCGAGCACCACATAGGTGAGGCCGCGGAAGACCAGCATGCCCGCCAGCGTCACGATGAAGGCCGGGATCTTCTGATAGGCAACCCAATATCCCTGGGCCGCCCCCATGATGCCGCCGACGACGAGACAGGCGGGAATGACGACGAAAGCCGGCAGTCCCCATTTGACCAGCATGATGGCCGAGGCGGCACCGATGAAGGCGACGATCGAGCCGACCGAGAGGTCGATATGGCCCGCCACGATGATCAGCAGCATGCCGAGCGCCATGATGACGATGAACGAGTTCTGCAGCACCAGGTTGGTGATGTTGACCGGCTTGAAGAGAACGCCGTTGGTCACGAACTGGAAGAACAGCATGATGATCACGAGCGCGACCAGCAGGCCGTATTCGCGGATGTTGTTCTTGAGGTAGTCCCCGATCGACGGTTTGGTGGTGTGGGTGCTCGTATCGGCGACCATTAGTGTTTCTCCCCTGAACGCATGATGGCACGCATGATGGTTTCCTGGCTGGCTTCTTCCTTGGAAAGCTCGGCCACGATGCGTCCCTCGTTCATGACATAGATGCGATCGCAAGTTCCGAGCAGCTCTGGCATTTCCGACGAGATCATCAGAATGCCTTTGCCCTCGGCCGCGAGTTGGTTGATGATGGTGTAGATTTCATATTTCGCGCCGATGTCGATGCCGCGCGTCGGCTCGTCGAGGATGAGGACCTCCGGATTGGTGAACAGCCACTTCGACAGCACGACCTTCTGCTGGTTGCCGCCCGACAGGTTCACCGCCTCCTGATAGATCGAGTGCGAACGGATGCGGAGCTTGGAACGATAATCGGACGCGACCTTCGCCTCCCTGCGCTCGTCGATGACGCCGTTTGCGGAAACCGCGCCGAGGTTCGAGAGCGTGGTGTTGTGCATGATGTTGTTGATCAGCACGAGACCGAGTTGCTTTCGGTCTTCCGTCACATAGGCAAGCCCCGCCTTGATCGCCCGCGGGATGGTGCTCACATCCACGGGCTGGCCGCGCATGGTCACCTCGCCGGTGATCTTGTGGCCCCAGGAGCGGCCGAAAATGCTCATCGCCGTTTCGGTGCGTCCGGCTCCCATCAGCCCCGCAATGCCGACGACCTCGCCGGCGCGGACCTTGAAGCTGACGTCGTGCAGGAACTGCCGGTCACGGTGCTGCTGGTGGAAGACGTTCCAGTTCTTCACCTCGAGCAGCGTATCGCCGATTTTCGGCTCGCGCGGCGGATAGCGATCCTCGAGCGCGCGCCCGACCATCCCCTTGATGATCCGATCCTCGCTGACGTCTTCCTTGTGACAGTCGAGCGTTTCCACGGTGCCGCCATCGCGCAGGATGGTGATCTGGTCCGCGACCTTCTTGATCTCGTTCAGCTTATGCGAAATGATGATCGAGGTCATGCCCTGGTTGCGGAACTCCATGAGGAGCTTCAGGAGCGCGTCCGAGTCGTTTTCGTTGAGCGATGCGGTGGGCTCGTCGAGGATCAGAAGCCTGACCTTTTTGGAGAGCGCCTTGGCGATCTCCACCAGTTGCTGCTTGCCGACGCCGATATCGGTGATGAGCGTCGCCGGCGACTCGTTCAGCCCGACCTTCTTCAAGAGCTCCTGCGTCCGCGCGAAAGTCTGCGGCCAGTGAATGACGCCCTTGTTGGCGACTTCGTTGCCGAGGAAAATGTTCTCGGCGATCGAAAGCAGCGGCACCAGCGCCAGTTCCTGGTGGATGATGATGATGCCGAGTTCTTCACTGTCGGCGATCGTGCTGAAGCGGCGGACTTCGCCGTCGTAGTGGATTTCGCCCTCATAGGTGCCGGCGGGATAGACGCCGCTCAGGACCTTCATCAAGGTCGACTTGCCGGCGCCATTCTCCCCGACGAGGGCATGAATTTCGCCTTCGCGGACCTTGAACGAGACATTGTCCAGCGCCTTGACGCCGGGAAACGTCTTCGTGATGCCCCGCATTTCGAGAATGATATTGTCCATAATCAGCCATTCCAGCGGCAGTCTCTCGCGAGAGACTACAGGCTTCCTCCCGCTGCGCCAATTCCGGATTCACCACCCGGCGAACGTGCAGCAGTTCAAAGTTTTGGAGCGACCGACGTGCATCCGCTAGAGGCCGGTCGGCTCAGACAAAAGGGGCCCGCGGTCACCGCGGACCCCTTCGACTGGATCAGTTGTCGATCTGCTCTTCGGTGTAGTAGCCGGAGCCGACGAGGATTTCCTTGGCGTTCGTCTT includes:
- the araD1 gene encoding AraD1 family protein is translated as MLISQIRMQDGSVAVAVRVPGEAARVVKGAESVYALAMEAANGGKSLKDVVDAKGLAEAVDLEKAYAEGRMLPPITHPDPAHLHLTGTGLTHLGSAATRDAMHKKTTEAAEETLTDSMKMFRMGLEGGKPKPGEKGVQPEWFYKGNGSAAVAPGQPLTSPFFAEDGGEEPEMAGIYVISDKGVPYRLGFAVANEFSDHKTERVNYLWLAHSKLRQASFGPEIRVGAAPDDIRGTSRILRGGKVLWEKPFLSGEANMSHSFANLEYHHFKYELFRVPGDVHVHMFGTATLSFGDGIRTEAGDVFEIEAAGFGLALRNPLAISEEEEIAIHQL
- the mmsB gene encoding multiple monosaccharide ABC transporter permease — translated: MVADTSTHTTKPSIGDYLKNNIREYGLLVALVIIMLFFQFVTNGVLFKPVNITNLVLQNSFIVIMALGMLLIIVAGHIDLSVGSIVAFIGAASAIMLVKWGLPAFVVIPACLVVGGIMGAAQGYWVAYQKIPAFIVTLAGMLVFRGLTYVVLGGRPIGPFPKEFQILSTGFVPDFLYFLNPSPDVIKNMVALVAVLLLVGYAIYAGLRDRRINEQHGTDNEPFIFFATQMAVIAVVALFIGFQLATYRGLPNVLVVMGVLIALYTFITTRSTVGRRVYAMGGNEKAAKLSGINTERLTFYAFVNMGVLAALAGMIITARLNSATPKAGVGFELDVIAACFIGGASASGGVGKITGAVIGAFIMGVMNNGMSIMGIGIDYQQLIKGLVLLAAVFFDVYNKNKGKG
- the mmsA gene encoding multiple monosaccharide ABC transporter ATP-binding protein yields the protein MDNIILEMRGITKTFPGVKALDNVSFKVREGEIHALVGENGAGKSTLMKVLSGVYPAGTYEGEIHYDGEVRRFSTIADSEELGIIIIHQELALVPLLSIAENIFLGNEVANKGVIHWPQTFARTQELLKKVGLNESPATLITDIGVGKQQLVEIAKALSKKVRLLILDEPTASLNENDSDALLKLLMEFRNQGMTSIIISHKLNEIKKVADQITILRDGGTVETLDCHKEDVSEDRIIKGMVGRALEDRYPPREPKIGDTLLEVKNWNVFHQQHRDRQFLHDVSFKVRAGEVVGIAGLMGAGRTETAMSIFGRSWGHKITGEVTMRGQPVDVSTIPRAIKAGLAYVTEDRKQLGLVLINNIMHNTTLSNLGAVSANGVIDERREAKVASDYRSKLRIRSHSIYQEAVNLSGGNQQKVVLSKWLFTNPEVLILDEPTRGIDIGAKYEIYTIINQLAAEGKGILMISSEMPELLGTCDRIYVMNEGRIVAELSKEEASQETIMRAIMRSGEKH